A portion of the Phyllobacterium zundukense genome contains these proteins:
- a CDS encoding helix-turn-helix domain-containing protein, translating to MNAHDQIAPSDATLDQNFQQAAAAAAINCPRSPSKRPSSGVSSIPAFTFDTRGVPIDQQYDAWCKSFSSMLEFGERRDRFRGFAGKQTVWDLGRLAFSRIRTSALDFASVPGHTRREALDHWTLTIPLDGSISTIGPAGSFQGSAGIVQVHSLGRWFEGSVTDSEMLMLFVPRDSDPEVAHVLAACEFSTVDTAMGRLLSDYFIGLAKRLPAVETDNLPELVGATQAMIRACLLPSSGNIEEAQTPIARVLLDKARRIMQSRLFDPSFNAHALRRDLAISRTGLYRMFEPFGGVMHYLQHQRLLDAHAALADPNDKRRIIEIAEQRCFSDGAEFSRAFKREFGYTPSEVRAGRKSSVPSRPAGEIATAAPEERLGLLLRKLHG from the coding sequence ATGAACGCTCATGATCAGATCGCGCCATCGGATGCGACGCTCGACCAAAACTTCCAGCAGGCAGCAGCAGCCGCTGCCATCAACTGTCCTCGTTCCCCATCGAAGCGCCCATCTTCCGGCGTATCCTCTATTCCCGCTTTCACATTTGACACCAGAGGCGTGCCTATTGATCAACAGTATGACGCCTGGTGCAAAAGCTTCTCGTCGATGCTTGAATTTGGCGAACGCAGAGACAGATTCCGCGGCTTTGCAGGAAAACAGACCGTATGGGATCTCGGCCGTCTGGCGTTCTCGCGGATCAGAACAAGCGCACTCGACTTCGCAAGTGTCCCGGGGCACACGCGCCGGGAAGCGCTCGACCACTGGACGTTGACCATCCCCCTTGACGGATCGATCAGCACCATTGGTCCGGCAGGAAGCTTTCAAGGCAGCGCCGGCATAGTACAGGTCCATTCCTTGGGGCGTTGGTTTGAAGGGAGTGTAACAGATAGCGAAATGCTGATGCTTTTTGTTCCCCGCGATTCCGATCCAGAAGTGGCACATGTCCTCGCCGCTTGCGAATTCTCCACAGTCGATACGGCGATGGGCCGGCTATTGTCCGATTACTTCATCGGACTAGCCAAGCGGCTGCCAGCGGTCGAGACCGACAATCTCCCTGAACTCGTGGGCGCGACGCAGGCGATGATCCGGGCGTGCCTGCTGCCGTCTTCGGGCAACATTGAGGAGGCTCAAACGCCTATCGCCCGCGTGTTGCTCGATAAGGCACGCCGCATCATGCAATCCAGATTGTTCGACCCATCGTTCAATGCGCATGCGTTGCGGCGCGACCTTGCGATTTCACGCACAGGACTTTATCGGATGTTCGAGCCATTCGGCGGCGTTATGCATTACCTGCAGCACCAGCGTCTCCTCGATGCACACGCGGCATTGGCGGACCCGAACGACAAACGCCGTATTATCGAGATCGCTGAGCAGCGGTGTTTCAGTGATGGTGCCGAGTTCAGCCGGGCATTCAAGAGGGAGTTCGGCTATACGCCAAGCGAGGTGAGAGCAGGCCGCAAGAGCAGTGTGCCGAGCAGGCCAGCAGGCGAAATCGCCACGGCAGCTCCTGAAGAACGGCTGGGGTTGCTGCTACGCAAACTTCACGGTTGA
- a CDS encoding AI-2E family transporter yields MAVQNAKPMIGYLATGILVLALLRFGQAIFVPLAFSVFVIALVAPLQIKLQRWMPQLLALLMTLSATIIIIVAVASSVTWGLSKLGQWLFVNARRFQEVYVHWTDWLEEHGIAVAGPLADRFDVTWLVGFTQGLAGRLNSFAGFALLVFVFVMLGLLETEDFGKRLRSPTLQPQGIKMLQANREISAKLRSFMLVRTFASVLTGLIVWAFAYIAGLELAAAWGAIAFTLNYIPFLGPFIATVLPTLFAIGQFDSWQMALAVFVGLNLIQFLVGSYLEPLLIGTSLAISPFAVIFSVFFWSFMWGVPGAFIGVPILIAFIIYCEKSAAAKWIAVLLSAKSFDDSGKAST; encoded by the coding sequence ATGGCAGTTCAAAATGCAAAACCGATGATCGGCTATCTTGCAACTGGCATCCTCGTTCTTGCGCTGCTTCGCTTCGGCCAGGCAATCTTTGTACCGCTCGCCTTTTCTGTGTTTGTCATCGCGCTTGTTGCGCCCCTCCAGATCAAGTTGCAGCGCTGGATGCCTCAACTGCTTGCCCTGCTAATGACGCTCTCTGCAACAATCATTATCATCGTCGCCGTCGCCTCCTCAGTGACTTGGGGCCTAAGCAAGCTTGGCCAATGGCTGTTCGTCAACGCCCGCCGATTCCAGGAAGTATATGTCCACTGGACTGACTGGCTGGAAGAACACGGCATTGCCGTCGCAGGTCCGCTCGCCGATCGTTTCGACGTTACATGGCTGGTCGGTTTTACCCAGGGACTGGCGGGACGTCTTAACAGCTTTGCTGGATTTGCATTGCTGGTCTTTGTATTCGTCATGCTCGGCCTCCTGGAAACAGAGGATTTTGGCAAGCGTCTTCGTTCCCCCACTCTGCAACCGCAGGGCATTAAAATGCTTCAAGCCAATCGCGAGATATCAGCGAAACTACGCAGTTTCATGCTGGTGCGCACGTTTGCCAGCGTCCTGACCGGCCTGATCGTCTGGGCATTCGCATACATCGCCGGCCTCGAACTGGCAGCGGCTTGGGGCGCCATTGCCTTTACCCTCAATTACATCCCATTCCTTGGTCCCTTCATAGCAACCGTCCTTCCCACGCTTTTTGCCATTGGCCAATTCGATTCCTGGCAAATGGCTTTGGCAGTCTTCGTCGGGTTGAACCTGATCCAGTTCCTGGTTGGAAGCTACCTTGAACCTCTGTTGATCGGCACATCGCTGGCGATCTCGCCTTTCGCCGTCATCTTTTCGGTATTCTTCTGGAGCTTCATGTGGGGGGTGCCGGGCGCATTCATTGGCGTCCCCATTCTCATCGCGTTCATAATCTACTGCGAGAAATCGGCGGCGGCGAAATGGATTGCCGTGTTGCTGTCCGCCAAGTCCTTTGACGATTCCGGCAAAGCTTCCACCTAA
- a CDS encoding DUF1269 domain-containing protein: MSDLIAIVYPTEPKAEEVRNRLLELQKEYLITLGDAVIATKTDAGKIKLNQMVSTTAAGAVSGSFWGLLIGVLFLNPLLGAAVGAASGALGGALTDVGINDNFMKDLAATIQPGNAALFVLVQSMTADKVLKDISHYGGIVLKTSLDETKEQVLRDALQKATS, from the coding sequence ATGTCTGACCTGATTGCGATCGTATATCCGACCGAACCAAAAGCCGAGGAGGTGCGCAATCGGCTGCTCGAGCTCCAGAAAGAGTATCTGATTACGCTCGGCGATGCTGTCATCGCCACCAAAACCGACGCCGGCAAGATAAAGCTCAATCAGATGGTGAGTACGACAGCCGCGGGCGCGGTTTCCGGCAGCTTCTGGGGCTTGCTGATTGGCGTCCTGTTTCTCAACCCGTTACTAGGCGCCGCGGTGGGTGCGGCGTCGGGCGCCCTCGGTGGCGCGTTGACCGACGTCGGTATCAACGACAACTTCATGAAGGATCTCGCGGCCACTATTCAGCCCGGAAATGCCGCACTGTTTGTGCTCGTGCAATCGATGACAGCCGACAAGGTACTGAAGGATATCTCGCATTACGGCGGTATTGTTCTCAAAACGTCGTTGGATGAAACCAAGGAGCAGGTTCTGCGCGACGCTCTGCAGAAGGCCACATCGTGA
- a CDS encoding SDR family oxidoreductase, which produces MKIVIIGGTGLIGSKTAARLRNKGQEVLAVSPNTGVNTITGEGLAEALVGADVVVDLANAPLWEDKAVLEFFETSGRNLLAAEAKAGVKHHIALSIVGTERLPENGYFRAKLAQERLIKESRIPYTIVHSTQFMEFLKGIADEATVGSVARLSPASFQPIASDDVADAMADVALAKPLNGTIEIAGPERAPMNEIVARYLKAANDPRTVEADVHARYFGSELNDQSIVPGDGARLGKISFEDWFRQSQQPK; this is translated from the coding sequence ATGAAAATTGTTATTATCGGTGGAACTGGACTTATCGGATCCAAGACCGCCGCACGTCTGCGCAATAAGGGTCAGGAGGTTCTTGCCGTATCACCAAACACTGGCGTCAACACCATCACCGGCGAAGGCCTGGCGGAAGCGTTGGTCGGGGCCGACGTCGTCGTTGACCTTGCAAATGCACCTTTGTGGGAAGACAAGGCTGTACTCGAATTTTTTGAAACCTCGGGGCGCAATCTGCTCGCTGCAGAAGCCAAGGCAGGCGTAAAGCACCACATTGCGCTATCGATCGTGGGAACGGAGCGGTTGCCGGAAAATGGTTACTTCAGGGCCAAACTTGCCCAGGAGCGACTCATCAAGGAATCGCGTATTCCATACACGATTGTCCATTCCACCCAGTTCATGGAGTTCCTGAAAGGCATTGCTGATGAAGCGACGGTAGGTAGCGTCGCTCGGCTGTCGCCTGCATCTTTCCAGCCTATCGCATCGGACGACGTTGCCGATGCAATGGCAGATGTCGCTCTGGCGAAGCCGCTCAATGGCACGATCGAGATTGCGGGGCCCGAGCGCGCTCCCATGAATGAGATCGTCGCCCGGTATCTGAAAGCCGCTAACGATCCGCGCACGGTCGAGGCGGATGTCCATGCGCGCTATTTCGGATCTGAACTCAATGACCAGTCGATCGTGCCCGGCGACGGTGCGCGGCTCGGCAAGATCAGCTTCGAGGATTGGTTCCGACAATCCCAGCAGCCGAAGTGA
- a CDS encoding cupin domain-containing protein, whose amino-acid sequence MKSVLVTLVVSAAVGLLGALPAIAAEDGAKVKPLMQKDLPNYPGKEGLMISVEYEPGGSSPIHKHDANAFVYVLEGSIVMQVKGEKEVTLSPGETFYESPSDIHLVSRNASTSEPAKFIVVLLKNKDAPVVMPVE is encoded by the coding sequence ATGAAATCAGTATTGGTAACGCTCGTTGTGTCAGCTGCAGTTGGCCTGCTTGGCGCTTTGCCGGCCATTGCCGCTGAAGATGGTGCCAAGGTTAAACCCCTCATGCAAAAGGACTTGCCAAATTATCCTGGCAAGGAAGGGCTTATGATATCGGTCGAGTATGAGCCCGGCGGTTCCTCGCCTATCCACAAACACGATGCAAATGCATTCGTCTACGTTTTGGAAGGCTCGATCGTGATGCAGGTCAAGGGAGAAAAAGAAGTCACGTTGTCGCCGGGAGAAACCTTCTACGAAAGCCCATCTGACATTCACCTGGTCAGCCGCAATGCGAGCACCTCTGAGCCGGCGAAATTTATTGTTGTGCTGCTCAAGAACAAGGACGCTCCGGTCGTCATGCCGGTGGAGTGA
- a CDS encoding SDR family oxidoreductase: MKITVMGASGLVGTQLVEKLRQMDIEVVPASLSFGVNSVTGEGLTAVISGADAVIDVTNTALFGDDSALAFFKSSTRNLLNASADAGVRHYLALSVVGTPRLVESDYFRAKMVQENLIRAARRPFTILHSTQFFEFISGVINLGADGNGFRLPTASVKPIAADNVAEMLAELAVGAARNDTVEISGPERFGLDEIARMYLTANEDTRQVISDDSVPYYGVELNDDTLLPLNDRRIGSMRYGDWLYRSMAS, translated from the coding sequence ATGAAGATTACGGTCATGGGAGCCAGCGGACTCGTCGGAACGCAACTCGTCGAGAAACTCCGACAGATGGATATCGAAGTGGTCCCGGCATCGCTTTCTTTCGGGGTCAACAGTGTCACTGGCGAGGGCCTCACGGCTGTCATTTCTGGAGCTGACGCTGTTATCGACGTCACCAACACCGCATTATTTGGCGACGACTCCGCCTTGGCGTTTTTCAAGTCTTCCACCCGAAATTTGTTGAATGCATCAGCAGATGCAGGCGTCAGGCATTACTTGGCGCTTTCCGTTGTGGGAACGCCTCGCCTTGTCGAGAGCGATTATTTCCGCGCGAAAATGGTGCAGGAAAATCTGATCAGAGCAGCGAGGCGGCCCTTTACCATCCTCCACTCCACGCAATTCTTCGAATTTATCAGCGGTGTGATTAATTTGGGAGCAGATGGAAATGGTTTTCGGCTTCCAACGGCATCTGTAAAGCCCATAGCTGCCGACAATGTCGCTGAAATGCTGGCCGAACTGGCAGTAGGCGCGGCAAGGAACGACACTGTGGAGATCAGCGGACCCGAGCGGTTCGGTCTCGATGAGATTGCTCGTATGTATCTCACGGCAAACGAGGACACGCGCCAGGTGATTAGCGACGATAGCGTGCCTTACTATGGTGTCGAACTGAATGATGACACACTGCTTCCACTCAACGACAGGCGTATTGGTTCGATGCGCTACGGCGACTGGCTGTACCGCTCGATGGCCAGTTAG